In Calditrichia bacterium, a single genomic region encodes these proteins:
- a CDS encoding N-acetyltransferase, whose product MDYTRISPDVKLGKNVKIFAFVNLYGCEIGDNSKIGTFVEIQKGATIGANCKISSHTFICDGVTIEDDVFVGHNVTFINDVYPRATAGEGKLQTEDDWVCVPTLIKKGASIGSSATILCGITVGEKAIIGAGSVVTKDVPPNTIVAGN is encoded by the coding sequence ATGGACTACACCAGAATCTCCCCCGACGTTAAGCTCGGAAAAAACGTCAAAATATTCGCCTTTGTGAATCTCTACGGTTGCGAAATCGGTGATAACAGCAAAATCGGTACGTTCGTGGAAATCCAGAAAGGCGCAACAATCGGCGCCAACTGCAAAATTTCCAGCCACACCTTTATTTGCGATGGTGTTACCATCGAGGATGATGTGTTTGTCGGGCATAACGTCACCTTTATCAACGATGTCTATCCCCGGGCAACCGCCGGTGAAGGTAAACTGCAAACCGAGGATGACTGGGTTTGCGTGCCCACGCTAATTAAAAAAGGCGCATCTATCGGTTCCAGCGCCACCATTCTCTGTGGCATCACCGTTGGGGAAAAAGCAATCATCGGTGCCGGATCGGTGGTCACCAAAGACGTACCGCCGAATACGATTGTCGCCGGCAAC